Proteins from a single region of Arctopsyche grandis isolate Sample6627 chromosome 1, ASM5162203v2, whole genome shotgun sequence:
- the LOC143914358 gene encoding PH and SEC7 domain-containing protein-like isoform X2, with amino-acid sequence MGRSKQSTRISHSNSLVQSNGCSEHSDKSSNGCGDWSDRSSNGCVEKGSSNGWKNSDAKEDDSSRRVKHNPLYQSAAGHNNRSAKQPKFEAYMMTGELMLKLSSTERSGDGVAGADGWNATVNSGPPPHPHRHHHAPRHRAPDYDLNTYNSTPVSPIDTRSSIGLGTQVHRYNSTPVTSGFDCQANRCIESLPDPAYTFNSTPTSPSEVRCGRAISPSSITSGVISPTPNTHQLGCVRTSRSEDHLQKESSMSAVAIDIDDDDVTSSLNTLLDTRPDRGSSSSRHPTAHATDRVVWTYNAPVSSSSEKNPSHCNGSNSTTANSNSTSVSEGISPQRSLSPASPTSVSSSVMSSASASSRTPPSSGHHGDTSSRVLPQPHHSISEAVSNISSPDYQDQGVDMFNGRECMEVSDPSDSDSTILVSEPCNKRVKTSQGGNVPYMTSSNPGGPDCNPRHYENQHNSDQNLDHRIVIQVKGPEKHDRNHSGDSNSSFCARNSPNKGSSNGDNSSHLSDAQELRDEEMCGGSACSSPEDTNSEADADSLHSFHYSPKAVDLPSAIRLAKRLYGLDGFKKSDVSRHLSKNNDFSRAVAEEYLRHFSFDRDTLDGALRKFLRQFCLTGETQERERVLVHFSRRFLDCNPGSFNSQDAVHTLTCAIMLLNTDLHSQSASRKMSCAEFIENLAELNDGDNFPREVLKLLYHAIKTHPLEWALDTEPIDSGEGGDGSGSRGTEAHPTTRAGGSFGSNPFLEVPDRQHAVEYKKGYVMRKCCYDANAKKTPFGKRSWKMFYCTLRDLILYLHKDEHGFRKNQMSDNLHNAIRIHHALATKATDYTKKQHVFRLQTADQAEYLFQTSDSKELQSWIDTINFVCAAFSAQPLAGAVGSQRKFQRPLLPCSHTKLSLREQLRDHDERCANIETDLLQTRASGASHNNREREAYLHSELKRYKTYAYLLRSRVSQWGSEGGNAALGAPILGELDETESTGEVLRLPPLPERNTSQPLAPNSRDPRNCEDIPEQAQYSLPK; translated from the exons ATGGGTCGGAGCAAACAATCGACTCGCATCTCGCATTCCAACTCTTTGGTCCAAAGTAATGGTTGTAGCGAGCACAGTGACAAAAGCAGCAACGGGTGCGGAGACTGga GTGACCGCAGTAGTAATGGGTGCGTAGAAAAAGGTAGTAGCAATGGTTGGAAAAATTCCGATGCGAAAGAAGACGACTCTTCGAGACGCGTGAAGCATAACCCTCTATATCAATCTGCTGCTGGACATAATAACCGATCGGCTAAACAACCAAA GTTTGAGGCTTATATGATGACCGGTGAGTTGATGTTGAAATTATCTAGCACTGAACGTTCTGGAGACGGTGTAGCTGGCGCAGATGGATGGAATGCTACCGTCAATTCAGGTCCCCCGCCGCATCCTCACCGTCATCATCATGCACCTCGACACAGAGCACCCGATTAcgatttaaatac atATAATTCGACACCAGTATCGCCTATTGATACTCGTTCGTCTATAGGTCTCGGAACTCAAGTTCACAGGTATAATTCTACACCGGTCACTAGTGGGTTTGATTGTCAAGCCAATCGATGTATAGAATCATTACCGGATCCAGCttacac ATTTAATTCAACGCCGACATCTCCTAGTGAGGTCAGGTGTGGACGAGCAATAAGCCCCTCTAGTATAACATCCGGTGTTATAAGCCCAACGCCAAATACTCATCAACTCGGTTGTGTTAGAACGAGCCGATCTGAAGACCATTTACAG AAGGAATCATCTATGAGCGCTGTAGCTATTGATATTGACGATGACGATGTAACGTCTTCTTTGAATACCTTATTGGATACAAGACCTGACCGAGGATCATCATCTTCACGCCACCCCACCGCTCACGCAACTGACAG aGTTGTTTGGACATATAACGCTCCTGTTTCAAGTTCATCTGAAAAAAATCCTTCACATTGTAATGGATCAAACTCGACGActgcaaattcaaattcaacctCTGTGTCAGAGGGGATTTCGCCACAACG ATCTCTGTCTCCGGCCTCTCCGACTAGTGTGTCTAGTTCAGTGATGTCGAGTGCGTCTGCATCGAGTCGCACGCCTCCCTCTAGCGGCCACCACGGTGATACTTCATCCAGGGTGTTGCCGCAGCCACACCATAGCATATCCGAAGCTGTATCGAATATTTCTAGTCCAGATTATCAAGATCAAGGAGTTGACATGTTCAATGGAAGAGAATGCATGGAAGTGTCGGATCCGAGCGATTCCGATTCCACCATATTGGTTTCAGAACCTTGTAACAAGAGAGTGAAAACTAGTCAAGGTGGCAACGTCCCGTATATGACGAGTTCCAATCCCGGTGGACCCGATTGCAATCCGAGACATTATGAAAACCAGCACAATTCCGATcaaaatctcgatcacagaaTTGTAATACAGGTCAAAGGTCCCGAAAAGCATGACCGTAATCACAGTGGCGATTCCAACAGCTCGTTTTGTGCTAGAAATAGTCCAAATAAAGGTAGCAGTAATGGCGATAACAGTTCGCACTTATCCGATGCACAG gaatTGCGAGATGAGGAAATGTGTGGTGGGTCTGCGTGTTCGTCGCCTGAAGATACAAATTCAGAGGCCGATGCAGATTCGCTTCACTCGTTCCATTATAGCCCGAAAGCCGTCGATTTACCATCAGCTATTAGATTAGCTAAACGTTTATATGGACTCGATGGCTTTAAGAAATCCGACGTGTCTAGACATCTCAGTAAAAA caATGACTTCTCTAGAGCCGTAGCAGAAGAATATTTGAGACACTTTAGTTTTGATCGAGATACGTTAGACGGCGCTCTTCGAAAATTCTTACGACAGTTTTGCCTTACGGGAGAAACACAGGAAAGGGAAAGAGTTCTTGTGCATTTTTCTAGGCGATTTTTGGACTGCAATCCCGGTTCATTCAATTCACAAG ATGCTGTTCACACTTTAACGTGCGCTATTATGTTGCTGAATACTGATTTGCATAGTCAAAGTGCAAGTCGTAAAATGTCGTGCGCTGAGTTCATAGAGAATTTAGCCGAATTGAACGATGGAGACAATTTTCCCAGAGAAGTGCTAAAGTTATTATATCACGCAATAAAAACTCACCCGCTAGAATGGGCTCT TGATACAGAACCAATTGATAGCGGGGAAGGAGGTGATGGATCTGGCTCAAGAGGCACAGAAGCACATCCTACGACGCGTGCTGGTGGATCTTTCGGCTCAAATCCATTTTTAGAAGTTCCCGATCGGCAGCACGCTGTTGAATATAAAAAAGGCTATGTGATGAGAAAGTGTTGCTATGATGCCAACGCTAAAAAAA CTCCATTTGGCAAACGTAGTTGGAAAATGTTCTACTGTACGCTTAgagatttaatattatatttacataaggaTGAACATGGATTTAGAAAAAATCAAATGTCTGATAATTTACATAATGCTATAAG aatACATCACGCTCTGGCCACAAAAGCTACAgattatacaaaaaaacaacACGTGTTTCGGTTGCAAACTGCGGACCAAGccgaatatttatttcaaactag TGATTCGAAAGAGCTCCAATCGTGGATCGACACAATCAATTTCGTTTGTGCCGCTTTTTCTGCTCAACCCCTAGCCGGCGCCGTCGGCTCTCAGAGGAAGTTTCAACGTCCTCTATTACCCTGCAGTCACACTAAATTAAGTTTG AGAGAACAGCTTCGTGATCACGACGAGCGTTGTGCAAACATCGAAACGGATCTGTTGCAAACTCGAGCATCCGGTGCGTCGCATAATAACAGAGAAAGGGAGGCATATCTGCATAGCGAA ctcaaGAGATACAAGACTTACGCCTATTTGTTGAGATCTCGGGTCTCGCAATGGGGTTCAGAGGGGGGCAACGCAGCGCTGGGTGCTCCGATACTAGGGGAACTCGATGAGACTGAAAGTACAGGTGAAGTGTTGCGACTTCCGCCGTTGCCAGAAAGGAATACTTCACAACCACTCGCTCCGAATTCCAG
- the LOC143914358 gene encoding uncharacterized protein LOC143914358 isoform X1: MSCQVKESPPPPTAPDSPAATPRHPSPHQIKSSDSVLKTNGADVNKYTVNEASLIIPNIRKHMSSPVESQDDVNFEFILPADKKNPKNNYPTEQQSSHYIRNAKSNNYSSSSPSPDQHSLANSSESPPSSMGRSKQSTRISHSNSLVQSNGCSEHSDKSSNGCGDWSDRSSNGCVEKGSSNGWKNSDAKEDDSSRRVKHNPLYQSAAGHNNRSAKQPKFEAYMMTGELMLKLSSTERSGDGVAGADGWNATVNSGPPPHPHRHHHAPRHRAPDYDLNTYNSTPVSPIDTRSSIGLGTQVHRYNSTPVTSGFDCQANRCIESLPDPAYTFNSTPTSPSEVRCGRAISPSSITSGVISPTPNTHQLGCVRTSRSEDHLQKESSMSAVAIDIDDDDVTSSLNTLLDTRPDRGSSSSRHPTAHATDRVVWTYNAPVSSSSEKNPSHCNGSNSTTANSNSTSVSEGISPQRSLSPASPTSVSSSVMSSASASSRTPPSSGHHGDTSSRVLPQPHHSISEAVSNISSPDYQDQGVDMFNGRECMEVSDPSDSDSTILVSEPCNKRVKTSQGGNVPYMTSSNPGGPDCNPRHYENQHNSDQNLDHRIVIQVKGPEKHDRNHSGDSNSSFCARNSPNKGSSNGDNSSHLSDAQELRDEEMCGGSACSSPEDTNSEADADSLHSFHYSPKAVDLPSAIRLAKRLYGLDGFKKSDVSRHLSKNNDFSRAVAEEYLRHFSFDRDTLDGALRKFLRQFCLTGETQERERVLVHFSRRFLDCNPGSFNSQDAVHTLTCAIMLLNTDLHSQSASRKMSCAEFIENLAELNDGDNFPREVLKLLYHAIKTHPLEWALDTEPIDSGEGGDGSGSRGTEAHPTTRAGGSFGSNPFLEVPDRQHAVEYKKGYVMRKCCYDANAKKTPFGKRSWKMFYCTLRDLILYLHKDEHGFRKNQMSDNLHNAIRIHHALATKATDYTKKQHVFRLQTADQAEYLFQTSDSKELQSWIDTINFVCAAFSAQPLAGAVGSQRKFQRPLLPCSHTKLSLREQLRDHDERCANIETDLLQTRASGASHNNREREAYLHSELKRYKTYAYLLRSRVSQWGSEGGNAALGAPILGELDETESTGEVLRLPPLPERNTSQPLAPNSRDPRNCEDIPEQAQYSLPK; this comes from the exons ATAAAATCAAGTGATTCGGTATTGAAGACCAATGGTGccgatgtaaataaatacaccgTTAATGAAG CTTCTCTAATAATACCCAATATTCGAAAACACATGTCTTCACCGGTAGAATCTCAAGATGATGTAAATTTTGAGTTTATACTGCCAGCAGATAAGAAAAaccctaaaaataattatccCACTGAACAACAGTCTAGTCATTATATTCGAAATGCAAAATCAAATAACTA CTCGTCGTCGTCGCCGTCACCCGATCAGCATTCCTTGGCGAATTCTTCAGAATCTCCACCTAGTTCTATGGGTCGGAGCAAACAATCGACTCGCATCTCGCATTCCAACTCTTTGGTCCAAAGTAATGGTTGTAGCGAGCACAGTGACAAAAGCAGCAACGGGTGCGGAGACTGga GTGACCGCAGTAGTAATGGGTGCGTAGAAAAAGGTAGTAGCAATGGTTGGAAAAATTCCGATGCGAAAGAAGACGACTCTTCGAGACGCGTGAAGCATAACCCTCTATATCAATCTGCTGCTGGACATAATAACCGATCGGCTAAACAACCAAA GTTTGAGGCTTATATGATGACCGGTGAGTTGATGTTGAAATTATCTAGCACTGAACGTTCTGGAGACGGTGTAGCTGGCGCAGATGGATGGAATGCTACCGTCAATTCAGGTCCCCCGCCGCATCCTCACCGTCATCATCATGCACCTCGACACAGAGCACCCGATTAcgatttaaatac atATAATTCGACACCAGTATCGCCTATTGATACTCGTTCGTCTATAGGTCTCGGAACTCAAGTTCACAGGTATAATTCTACACCGGTCACTAGTGGGTTTGATTGTCAAGCCAATCGATGTATAGAATCATTACCGGATCCAGCttacac ATTTAATTCAACGCCGACATCTCCTAGTGAGGTCAGGTGTGGACGAGCAATAAGCCCCTCTAGTATAACATCCGGTGTTATAAGCCCAACGCCAAATACTCATCAACTCGGTTGTGTTAGAACGAGCCGATCTGAAGACCATTTACAG AAGGAATCATCTATGAGCGCTGTAGCTATTGATATTGACGATGACGATGTAACGTCTTCTTTGAATACCTTATTGGATACAAGACCTGACCGAGGATCATCATCTTCACGCCACCCCACCGCTCACGCAACTGACAG aGTTGTTTGGACATATAACGCTCCTGTTTCAAGTTCATCTGAAAAAAATCCTTCACATTGTAATGGATCAAACTCGACGActgcaaattcaaattcaacctCTGTGTCAGAGGGGATTTCGCCACAACG ATCTCTGTCTCCGGCCTCTCCGACTAGTGTGTCTAGTTCAGTGATGTCGAGTGCGTCTGCATCGAGTCGCACGCCTCCCTCTAGCGGCCACCACGGTGATACTTCATCCAGGGTGTTGCCGCAGCCACACCATAGCATATCCGAAGCTGTATCGAATATTTCTAGTCCAGATTATCAAGATCAAGGAGTTGACATGTTCAATGGAAGAGAATGCATGGAAGTGTCGGATCCGAGCGATTCCGATTCCACCATATTGGTTTCAGAACCTTGTAACAAGAGAGTGAAAACTAGTCAAGGTGGCAACGTCCCGTATATGACGAGTTCCAATCCCGGTGGACCCGATTGCAATCCGAGACATTATGAAAACCAGCACAATTCCGATcaaaatctcgatcacagaaTTGTAATACAGGTCAAAGGTCCCGAAAAGCATGACCGTAATCACAGTGGCGATTCCAACAGCTCGTTTTGTGCTAGAAATAGTCCAAATAAAGGTAGCAGTAATGGCGATAACAGTTCGCACTTATCCGATGCACAG gaatTGCGAGATGAGGAAATGTGTGGTGGGTCTGCGTGTTCGTCGCCTGAAGATACAAATTCAGAGGCCGATGCAGATTCGCTTCACTCGTTCCATTATAGCCCGAAAGCCGTCGATTTACCATCAGCTATTAGATTAGCTAAACGTTTATATGGACTCGATGGCTTTAAGAAATCCGACGTGTCTAGACATCTCAGTAAAAA caATGACTTCTCTAGAGCCGTAGCAGAAGAATATTTGAGACACTTTAGTTTTGATCGAGATACGTTAGACGGCGCTCTTCGAAAATTCTTACGACAGTTTTGCCTTACGGGAGAAACACAGGAAAGGGAAAGAGTTCTTGTGCATTTTTCTAGGCGATTTTTGGACTGCAATCCCGGTTCATTCAATTCACAAG ATGCTGTTCACACTTTAACGTGCGCTATTATGTTGCTGAATACTGATTTGCATAGTCAAAGTGCAAGTCGTAAAATGTCGTGCGCTGAGTTCATAGAGAATTTAGCCGAATTGAACGATGGAGACAATTTTCCCAGAGAAGTGCTAAAGTTATTATATCACGCAATAAAAACTCACCCGCTAGAATGGGCTCT TGATACAGAACCAATTGATAGCGGGGAAGGAGGTGATGGATCTGGCTCAAGAGGCACAGAAGCACATCCTACGACGCGTGCTGGTGGATCTTTCGGCTCAAATCCATTTTTAGAAGTTCCCGATCGGCAGCACGCTGTTGAATATAAAAAAGGCTATGTGATGAGAAAGTGTTGCTATGATGCCAACGCTAAAAAAA CTCCATTTGGCAAACGTAGTTGGAAAATGTTCTACTGTACGCTTAgagatttaatattatatttacataaggaTGAACATGGATTTAGAAAAAATCAAATGTCTGATAATTTACATAATGCTATAAG aatACATCACGCTCTGGCCACAAAAGCTACAgattatacaaaaaaacaacACGTGTTTCGGTTGCAAACTGCGGACCAAGccgaatatttatttcaaactag TGATTCGAAAGAGCTCCAATCGTGGATCGACACAATCAATTTCGTTTGTGCCGCTTTTTCTGCTCAACCCCTAGCCGGCGCCGTCGGCTCTCAGAGGAAGTTTCAACGTCCTCTATTACCCTGCAGTCACACTAAATTAAGTTTG AGAGAACAGCTTCGTGATCACGACGAGCGTTGTGCAAACATCGAAACGGATCTGTTGCAAACTCGAGCATCCGGTGCGTCGCATAATAACAGAGAAAGGGAGGCATATCTGCATAGCGAA ctcaaGAGATACAAGACTTACGCCTATTTGTTGAGATCTCGGGTCTCGCAATGGGGTTCAGAGGGGGGCAACGCAGCGCTGGGTGCTCCGATACTAGGGGAACTCGATGAGACTGAAAGTACAGGTGAAGTGTTGCGACTTCCGCCGTTGCCAGAAAGGAATACTTCACAACCACTCGCTCCGAATTCCAG